From one Syntrophorhabdus sp. genomic stretch:
- a CDS encoding UUP1 family membrane protein — translation MKRPALAAALALMAISLIIVAYRIVSLGYPVTPARPDHVWTFRFDGVLQGTGKDPLFLLSLPSQQHGQIILEEFIGSGSMNFNLLKEYDNRIGVWSGKPPKDGEYISYRATILFQHRGAEGTVVPPRRSYPYGIADEQIALVEELTGQWRVMPLSTRIQVVLGFARVGAAGSGNDPNLTRLDKALEGYDDITRLLILLAAVSVPARTVEGMALAEGVTDTTFPWVEAWTGQGWEHIDPESMEVVPSDKRFLPLSAGGMSAVRTSGGRLSMKRFELTRDIMGRWRIFFEKVTRSDRFLDVWSLFRVPPEFQQTFRILLLVPLGALLIALLRNMVGFQTFGIFMPVLMALAFRSTGLGYGLAIFAAIIAIGYAARRYLNRMRLLLIPRMSVLVSLVISCFIILALVGNRFGVRQFMAVGLLPFVILTMTIERFYVVVEEHGMRTALQTAAGSAAVSVITYLIIQWEVLQITFFVYPELLLFVMGLQILVGRYTGYRLSELVRFRSFGSTDR, via the coding sequence ATGAAACGACCGGCACTGGCCGCTGCCCTGGCACTCATGGCCATATCGCTCATCATTGTCGCCTACCGGATCGTTTCCCTGGGATATCCCGTCACTCCCGCCCGGCCTGATCACGTATGGACCTTTCGCTTCGATGGAGTCCTGCAGGGAACCGGGAAAGACCCGCTCTTTCTCCTCTCATTGCCGTCACAACAGCATGGTCAGATCATACTCGAAGAATTCATCGGATCGGGATCGATGAATTTCAACCTTCTCAAGGAATATGACAACCGCATCGGCGTCTGGTCAGGCAAACCGCCGAAGGATGGTGAATACATATCGTACAGGGCCACCATCCTTTTCCAACACAGGGGGGCCGAAGGAACCGTCGTGCCGCCGCGACGATCCTATCCCTACGGTATCGCGGACGAGCAGATAGCGCTCGTCGAGGAACTGACGGGTCAATGGCGCGTCATGCCCCTTTCCACGCGGATACAGGTGGTCCTCGGATTTGCAAGGGTCGGCGCCGCCGGTTCCGGCAACGATCCCAACCTCACGAGACTCGATAAAGCGTTGGAAGGGTACGATGACATTACGAGGCTCCTCATCCTTCTGGCCGCTGTCAGTGTTCCCGCGAGGACCGTGGAGGGTATGGCCCTTGCCGAAGGGGTCACGGACACCACATTCCCCTGGGTTGAGGCGTGGACGGGACAGGGCTGGGAGCACATAGATCCCGAAAGCATGGAGGTGGTCCCCTCGGACAAGAGGTTCCTCCCCCTGAGTGCCGGAGGGATGTCGGCCGTCAGGACCTCCGGCGGCAGGCTTTCCATGAAGCGCTTTGAGCTGACCCGGGACATTATGGGCCGATGGCGCATCTTCTTCGAGAAGGTCACCCGGTCCGACAGGTTTCTTGACGTGTGGTCCCTCTTCAGGGTCCCTCCAGAGTTTCAACAGACCTTCAGGATACTGCTGCTCGTGCCCCTCGGGGCGCTCCTCATCGCGCTGCTTCGCAACATGGTCGGTTTCCAGACCTTCGGGATATTCATGCCCGTGCTCATGGCTCTTGCCTTCAGGAGCACCGGGCTTGGTTACGGTCTCGCCATCTTCGCCGCGATAATCGCCATCGGGTACGCGGCGCGACGATACCTGAACAGAATGCGGTTGCTTCTCATCCCCAGGATGTCCGTCCTCGTAAGCCTCGTGATATCCTGCTTCATCATCCTCGCTCTTGTGGGCAACAGGTTCGGGGTAAGGCAATTCATGGCCGTGGGTCTCCTCCCCTTCGTCATCCTTACCATGACGATAGAACGCTTCTACGTTGTTGTCGAGGAGCATGGAATGAGGACGGCGCTGCAGACGGCCGCGGGAAGCGCCGCGGTCTCGGTGATCACATACCTCATCATCCAATGGGAGGTCCTGCAGATCACCTTCTTCGTCTACCCCGAACTCCTCCTCTTCGTCATGGGGCTGCA